Proteins encoded together in one Thermodesulforhabdus norvegica window:
- the thiD gene encoding bifunctional hydroxymethylpyrimidine kinase/phosphomethylpyrimidine kinase → MKVAKAMTIAGSDSGGGAGIQADLKTFSALGVYGTTVITALTAQNTCAVTGIYGVDADFVAAQIDAVMEDIGTDAAKTGMLSDAGIIRAVARKVREWKIEKMVVDPVMISKSGAALLKSDAVRVLKDELLPLAHVVTPNIAEAESLTGITIRSVDDMKQAAVAIRDYGPKYVVVKGGHLSGKVCVDILFDGEDWRFFESPRVETRHTHGTGCTFSAAITAFLAMGQEVGEAVSRAKEYITRALQHAFPVGRGHSPVHHFYAWNSS, encoded by the coding sequence GTGAAGGTTGCAAAGGCCATGACCATAGCCGGTTCCGACTCCGGTGGAGGTGCCGGTATCCAGGCAGATCTAAAGACCTTCTCGGCTCTTGGCGTTTACGGAACGACCGTTATAACGGCTCTTACTGCCCAGAATACCTGCGCCGTAACGGGCATATATGGTGTCGATGCCGACTTTGTTGCCGCTCAGATAGATGCCGTTATGGAAGATATAGGGACGGATGCGGCAAAAACGGGAATGCTTTCGGATGCCGGAATAATTCGTGCCGTGGCCCGGAAGGTTCGGGAATGGAAGATAGAAAAAATGGTAGTTGATCCCGTAATGATCTCGAAAAGCGGAGCCGCTCTTTTGAAGAGCGATGCGGTCAGGGTGCTTAAAGATGAGCTTTTACCCCTGGCCCATGTCGTTACGCCAAACATAGCCGAAGCGGAATCGCTGACCGGTATAACCATAAGGTCCGTTGATGACATGAAGCAGGCCGCCGTGGCAATACGGGATTACGGTCCGAAGTACGTTGTGGTGAAAGGCGGTCATCTTTCGGGAAAAGTGTGCGTTGATATTCTCTTCGACGGGGAAGATTGGCGGTTTTTTGAATCCCCCAGGGTGGAAACCCGTCATACCCATGGAACGGGGTGCACCTTTTCTGCTGCAATAACCGCCTTTCTTGCCATGGGGCAGGAAGTCGGTGAAGCCGTAAGCAGGGCTAAGGAATACATAACCCGGGCACTCCAGCATGCCTTTCCCGTGGGACGTGGTCACAGTCCCGTGCATCATTTTTACGCATGGAATTCATCGTGA
- the thiL gene encoding thiamine-phosphate kinase yields the protein MQGLTIKDLGEFGFIELIRNRFRHHRRSDVVVGIGDDVAVVDVGPFYLLATCDGQVEGVHFLSDRVPPRYSGRRLVAVNASDIAAMGGTPLWALVAMNVPDHTDVSYLEEFYEGIVEGLEKIGASLVGGNCSRTSRDTVFDLFLTGRVEKGRMVTRSGAKPGDLLVVSGTLGRARAGLTLLLRKDAESLQKILEGSSRSGIDDLLKNAILHYYAPEPRMELGRFIGSEGLARAMIDVSDGLLQDTLHICRSSGVDVVIDLESIPVDESCALVAKEVGEDPLEWALTGGEDYELLFATTQKDFKRLFEIFGSVVGLNVIGYFREGSGRVWIRMNDGSEVSAEFFASMGWTHF from the coding sequence GTGCAAGGGCTCACCATTAAAGACCTCGGAGAGTTTGGTTTTATCGAACTCATCAGGAATCGCTTCCGGCATCACAGGCGGAGTGATGTGGTCGTGGGGATAGGAGATGATGTGGCCGTTGTTGATGTGGGCCCTTTTTATTTGCTTGCAACCTGTGATGGTCAGGTTGAAGGAGTTCATTTCTTATCCGACAGAGTTCCGCCCCGATATTCGGGAAGGCGCCTGGTTGCGGTAAATGCAAGCGACATTGCCGCGATGGGGGGAACTCCTCTGTGGGCTCTTGTGGCAATGAACGTGCCCGATCACACCGATGTCTCTTATCTTGAGGAGTTTTACGAGGGGATAGTGGAAGGCCTGGAAAAAATCGGGGCTTCCCTAGTCGGAGGCAACTGCTCGAGGACTTCCAGAGATACCGTTTTTGATCTGTTTCTTACGGGCCGCGTTGAAAAGGGCCGAATGGTCACCCGTTCCGGAGCAAAGCCCGGAGATCTTCTCGTAGTTTCGGGAACTCTGGGCAGAGCCAGGGCCGGCCTGACGCTGCTCCTTAGAAAGGATGCCGAAAGCCTTCAAAAAATTCTGGAAGGTTCTTCCCGATCCGGCATCGATGATCTTCTGAAGAATGCTATTCTCCACTATTATGCGCCTGAGCCCAGGATGGAACTGGGCAGGTTTATCGGTTCAGAAGGACTTGCGCGGGCAATGATTGACGTAAGCGACGGTCTCCTTCAGGATACCTTGCATATCTGCAGATCTTCAGGGGTTGATGTCGTCATCGATCTTGAGAGTATCCCCGTGGACGAGTCATGTGCCTTGGTGGCGAAGGAAGTGGGTGAAGATCCTCTCGAATGGGCTCTTACCGGGGGAGAGGACTACGAGCTTCTTTTTGCAACAACGCAGAAGGATTTTAAAAGACTTTTCGAAATCTTCGGTTCTGTTGTCGGGCTTAATGTAATAGGCTATTTTCGTGAAGGTTCCGGTAGGGTCTGGATCCGGATGAATGACGGATCCGAAGTGTCTGCGGAGTTTTTTGCCAGCATGGGGTGGACTCATTTCTGA
- the hisD gene encoding histidinol dehydrogenase produces MIALYSYPSDASEQFLRRLRERGAIVDETIEARVKGILEEVRKKGDRAIVEYTRAFDCPDFEKAMIAVSDDEIEKAYEEISGFDRDFTDIIRRAADNVREFHEAQKERSWFMTRDDGVFLGQMVRPVESVGAYIPGGAEGATPLISTVIMTVIPARVAGVKEIAIASPPRKDGTLHPGLLVTAKECGAQRIYRMGSAWAVAAFAWGTETVKPVNIIVGPGNIYVTTAKRLLMGIVGVDIIAGPSEVLIIADETANPVFVAADLLSQAEHDTYASPVLITWNKELAEGVIEEVKRQVRSLPRRDVALEALTNYGACFLVENEDVAAELANRIAPEHLELHVKTPWDWLGKITNAGALFIGHYTPEPLGDYFAGPNHVLPTSQTARFASALGVQNFLRRISLLHYPEEAFFRDASAVERMARWEGLEAHARSISIRKKNG; encoded by the coding sequence ATGATAGCCCTTTATTCATACCCCTCGGACGCTTCAGAGCAATTCCTTCGCCGCCTTAGAGAACGGGGAGCAATTGTCGATGAAACCATTGAAGCACGGGTTAAAGGCATACTGGAAGAGGTGCGGAAAAAGGGCGACAGGGCCATCGTTGAATACACCAGGGCTTTTGATTGCCCCGACTTCGAAAAAGCAATGATTGCCGTTTCCGACGACGAAATCGAGAAAGCCTACGAGGAAATATCAGGCTTTGATCGGGATTTTACCGACATCATTCGCAGAGCCGCAGACAACGTCCGCGAATTTCACGAGGCCCAGAAAGAAAGGTCCTGGTTTATGACCCGGGACGACGGGGTTTTCCTCGGGCAAATGGTCAGGCCCGTGGAATCCGTAGGTGCTTACATTCCGGGGGGAGCAGAAGGAGCCACGCCTCTTATTTCGACCGTAATCATGACGGTAATCCCCGCAAGGGTTGCGGGGGTTAAGGAAATCGCCATTGCCAGCCCTCCCAGAAAAGACGGGACCCTTCATCCCGGTTTACTCGTTACGGCAAAGGAGTGCGGGGCACAAAGAATTTACCGAATGGGAAGTGCCTGGGCAGTTGCCGCATTTGCCTGGGGTACGGAGACGGTCAAACCCGTAAACATCATAGTAGGACCCGGTAACATTTACGTAACAACCGCCAAAAGACTATTGATGGGAATTGTGGGCGTCGACATCATAGCAGGGCCGAGCGAAGTTCTCATAATTGCCGACGAAACAGCTAACCCCGTCTTTGTGGCCGCCGATCTCCTAAGCCAGGCGGAGCACGATACCTACGCCAGCCCTGTTTTGATAACCTGGAATAAGGAACTTGCCGAAGGGGTGATAGAAGAAGTAAAAAGGCAGGTCCGGAGCTTACCCAGAAGGGACGTGGCCCTGGAGGCTCTGACCAACTACGGAGCCTGTTTCCTCGTGGAAAACGAAGACGTTGCGGCCGAACTGGCCAACAGAATTGCACCGGAGCATCTCGAGCTTCACGTCAAAACACCCTGGGATTGGTTGGGCAAAATAACCAACGCCGGCGCCCTGTTCATAGGTCACTACACCCCGGAACCTCTGGGAGATTATTTTGCAGGTCCGAATCATGTACTTCCGACTTCACAAACTGCGCGTTTTGCCTCGGCCCTTGGCGTGCAAAACTTTTTAAGACGGATCAGCCTTCTCCACTACCCTGAAGAGGCCTTCTTCCGGGATGCTTCGGCCGTGGAAAGGATGGCCAGATGGGAAGGGCTGGAAGCCCACGCCCGGTCAATATCGATCAGGAAGAAGAACGGGTAA
- a CDS encoding patatin-like phospholipase family protein — protein MFKTALVLSGGAARGLAHIGVLEQLEKARISFDMVVGTSMGAIIGALYCYTGNAFLTAQRMKSFLQSEIFTKGLALAVEQPALTDQSEGAFQKLFASLKKGLYYTRSVTRPSLVPEKFYRQAISELLPDILIQDMPVRFAAVSLDMTKGEEYIFTRGPLRKAIMASAAIPGVFPPVAIGERLLVDGGWIDNVPVTPAIKMGAHCVICSDSSWSVAELTPFPTNAVEVAFRCSDITRILLTEIKKSQADFIIRPGLYGVRWSDFHMFDYCVSAGREACAKVLKRIRRTIRIRKIQSLGGLCRPRRGCSNPVGMVFHDEFHA, from the coding sequence ATGTTTAAAACAGCACTGGTACTGAGCGGTGGAGCCGCAAGAGGACTGGCCCACATCGGAGTTCTGGAGCAACTGGAAAAGGCACGAATATCCTTTGATATGGTCGTGGGAACCAGCATGGGAGCCATCATAGGCGCTCTTTACTGCTACACCGGCAACGCTTTCCTCACAGCCCAGCGAATGAAATCCTTCCTTCAAAGTGAAATCTTCACAAAAGGCCTTGCCCTTGCCGTAGAACAACCGGCTCTGACGGATCAGTCGGAAGGGGCGTTCCAGAAACTTTTTGCATCGTTGAAAAAAGGACTCTACTACACCCGCTCGGTTACCCGCCCGAGCCTGGTTCCCGAAAAGTTTTATCGCCAGGCAATTTCCGAACTTCTGCCGGACATACTGATCCAGGACATGCCCGTTAGATTTGCAGCGGTAAGCCTGGATATGACAAAGGGCGAAGAATACATTTTCACCAGAGGTCCCTTAAGAAAGGCAATAATGGCAAGCGCCGCCATTCCCGGCGTGTTTCCTCCCGTAGCAATAGGGGAACGCCTTCTGGTTGACGGTGGGTGGATCGATAACGTACCGGTCACGCCCGCAATTAAAATGGGAGCACACTGCGTTATATGCTCGGATTCATCCTGGTCGGTTGCCGAACTAACCCCTTTTCCGACAAACGCCGTTGAGGTTGCCTTCAGATGCAGTGACATAACCAGAATCCTTTTGACCGAAATCAAGAAAAGCCAGGCCGACTTTATCATTCGACCCGGTCTTTACGGCGTCAGGTGGTCTGATTTTCACATGTTCGACTATTGTGTTTCTGCCGGTCGAGAGGCCTGTGCCAAAGTATTGAAAAGAATCCGGAGGACAATCAGGATCAGAAAAATCCAATCCCTGGGCGGTCTTTGCCGTCCACGAAGAGGGTGCTCAAACCCGGTGGGAATGGTCTTTCACGATGAATTCCATGCGTAA
- a CDS encoding triose-phosphate isomerase has product MARWNPRKRLLDHEHSKFWRYDLRDVEEPNLLREIFPYDEVPKIDFDHKLEPLDPAEDMFITDTTFRDGQQARPPYTVDQIVRIFDFLHRLSGPRGVIRQTEFFLYTKKDREAVERCRAKGYRYPEITAWIRARKEDLQLVLDMEIEETGLLTSVSDYHIFLKLGKTRREAMNDYLDVVRAALEKGIRPRCHFEDVTRADIYGFCIPFAIELMKLREESGVDIKIRLCDTLGFGVTYPGAALPRSVPKLVRAFIDEAGVPGHLLEWHGHNDFHKVLINATTAWLYGCSGANGTLLGFGERTGNAPVEGLIMEYISLRGTTDGIDTTVITEIAEYFEKELNYAIPAKYPFVGEDFNATAAGIHVDGIIKNPEIYNIFDTEKILKRPITITITDKSGIAGIVYWVNQRLKLEGDRKLDKRHPGIQKIYKRVMEEYEKGRNTSISKEELEKWARRYLPEYFESEFDLLKQRARSLAAHLIEEVVENEAIRSMDPERQEPVLRTLLELNPFIQYAYVTDAEGRRITRNITHIVDKAKYEKAQVGEDLSDRPWFIEPMRTGKVHVTDFYTSRYTGALCITVSAPIRNEKDEIVGVLGVDIRFEDLARMEERASR; this is encoded by the coding sequence ATGGCCCGATGGAATCCTCGAAAACGGCTTCTCGATCACGAACATTCTAAGTTCTGGCGGTATGACCTCAGAGACGTGGAAGAACCCAATCTTCTGAGAGAGATTTTCCCTTACGACGAAGTGCCGAAAATCGACTTCGATCACAAGCTGGAACCTCTGGATCCCGCCGAAGACATGTTCATAACCGACACAACCTTTAGAGACGGCCAGCAGGCGAGGCCTCCTTACACAGTCGATCAAATAGTAAGGATCTTCGATTTTCTCCATCGACTTTCCGGACCTCGAGGCGTCATAAGGCAGACGGAGTTTTTTCTTTATACGAAGAAGGACAGAGAAGCCGTAGAACGCTGTAGGGCAAAAGGCTATCGTTATCCCGAAATAACTGCCTGGATAAGAGCCAGGAAAGAGGACTTACAGCTCGTTCTGGATATGGAAATCGAGGAGACGGGCCTTCTGACTTCCGTTTCAGACTACCACATATTTCTCAAACTGGGGAAAACACGACGCGAAGCTATGAACGATTATCTTGATGTTGTTCGTGCTGCGCTTGAAAAGGGCATCCGTCCCAGATGCCACTTTGAAGACGTAACCAGAGCCGACATTTACGGTTTCTGCATCCCCTTTGCCATAGAGCTTATGAAGCTTCGGGAAGAGTCCGGGGTCGATATCAAGATTCGGCTCTGCGACACCCTTGGATTCGGCGTGACCTACCCGGGAGCAGCACTTCCGAGGAGTGTTCCAAAGCTCGTACGGGCTTTTATCGACGAAGCCGGGGTGCCGGGGCATCTGCTTGAGTGGCACGGTCATAACGACTTCCACAAGGTTCTGATCAACGCCACCACGGCGTGGCTCTACGGTTGCAGTGGCGCAAACGGCACACTTCTGGGATTCGGAGAGCGCACCGGTAACGCCCCTGTTGAAGGCCTTATAATGGAGTACATCTCACTGCGGGGTACCACCGACGGAATCGATACGACGGTGATAACGGAAATTGCCGAGTATTTCGAGAAAGAACTCAACTACGCAATACCCGCCAAGTATCCCTTCGTGGGAGAGGATTTCAACGCCACGGCTGCGGGAATACATGTGGACGGTATCATAAAGAACCCTGAAATTTATAACATTTTCGATACCGAGAAGATCCTTAAGCGTCCGATCACCATAACCATAACGGACAAGTCGGGCATTGCGGGAATCGTCTACTGGGTAAATCAGAGGCTGAAGCTAGAAGGTGACAGGAAACTCGACAAGCGGCATCCGGGAATACAGAAAATTTACAAGCGCGTCATGGAAGAATACGAAAAAGGACGTAACACTTCCATATCAAAAGAAGAGCTGGAAAAATGGGCACGGAGGTATCTCCCCGAGTACTTCGAAAGCGAATTCGACCTGCTCAAACAGAGAGCCCGATCTCTGGCCGCTCACCTTATCGAGGAAGTCGTGGAAAACGAAGCTATTCGCAGCATGGATCCCGAGCGTCAGGAGCCTGTTCTTCGTACACTACTCGAACTTAACCCCTTCATACAGTATGCTTACGTAACGGATGCCGAAGGAAGACGCATCACCAGAAACATCACCCACATTGTGGACAAGGCCAAGTACGAGAAGGCTCAGGTTGGAGAAGACCTTTCCGACAGGCCATGGTTTATCGAGCCCATGCGCACCGGTAAGGTTCACGTTACCGATTTCTATACCTCCAGATATACCGGCGCACTTTGTATTACCGTCTCGGCCCCGATTCGTAACGAAAAGGACGAAATAGTCGGGGTCCTGGGCGTTGACATAAGGTTCGAAGACCTGGCGAGAATGGAGGAAAGGGCATCCAGGTAG
- a CDS encoding 4Fe-4S dicluster domain-containing protein: MKGAGSEILVHPGRCTGCHACELACEREHEGLSRVHVVSRNGVNFPAFCRHCDVAPCVSVCYRMALVYERGRVRFKQESCTGCGLCEIACPFGAIFTGANSYPIKCDGCENRESSGKIPACAATCPSGAIEMRPVEDFGKATRYRAFRYVRSGGFIGEGS; encoded by the coding sequence ATGAAGGGTGCAGGATCAGAAATACTGGTACATCCGGGCCGGTGTACCGGCTGTCATGCCTGTGAGCTTGCCTGTGAACGAGAACACGAGGGCCTTTCCAGAGTTCATGTGGTGTCTCGCAACGGCGTGAACTTCCCTGCCTTCTGCCGCCACTGCGATGTAGCGCCCTGCGTTTCGGTCTGCTATAGGATGGCTCTTGTGTACGAAAGGGGACGGGTTCGATTTAAGCAGGAAAGCTGTACGGGGTGTGGGCTTTGTGAAATTGCCTGTCCTTTTGGCGCCATCTTTACTGGAGCCAATTCATATCCGATAAAGTGTGATGGATGTGAGAACCGTGAAAGCAGTGGAAAAATTCCTGCCTGCGCCGCGACCTGTCCGTCCGGAGCAATAGAAATGAGGCCTGTTGAGGATTTCGGGAAAGCAACACGGTATAGGGCCTTCAGATATGTCCGTTCAGGAGGGTTCATCGGTGAAGGGTCTTAA
- the cutA gene encoding divalent-cation tolerance protein CutA: MNTAAQNVMVVLVTVPNAEEASRIAKTVVQEKLAACVNIVPQIRSVYSWKGEVCDDPESLMIIKTRAELFGAIRDRIKELHSYEVPEIIGVRLSDGIDGYISWVFEVTRSSS, translated from the coding sequence ATGAATACGGCAGCGCAGAACGTTATGGTTGTTCTCGTTACTGTGCCGAATGCTGAAGAAGCTTCGAGAATCGCAAAAACCGTCGTGCAGGAAAAACTGGCAGCCTGTGTCAATATCGTTCCTCAGATAAGATCCGTCTATTCATGGAAGGGGGAAGTGTGCGATGATCCGGAAAGCCTTATGATCATCAAGACCAGAGCCGAGCTTTTTGGTGCGATCCGGGACAGAATAAAGGAGCTTCACAGTTACGAAGTTCCGGAAATAATCGGCGTGAGACTTTCTGACGGGATTGACGGATACATTTCCTGGGTCTTCGAAGTTACCCGTTCTTCTTCCTGA
- the thiE gene encoding thiamine phosphate synthase, with the protein MTTKSALSSKLALYLVTDNRFVPEGKSLKDVVESAIRGGVTAVQYREKEASTRKMIEEAGELRNLCRSCEVLFLVNDRVDVALAVEADGVHLGQDDMPLHLARKILGSGAIIGITVHNDLERRAAEQNGADYVSFAPVFATSTKPDHQTPLGISGLEQLVRAATVPSVAIGGINLDNVEEVYKTGVDGVCVVSAIMGATDPELAAQAFLERYNRARAHH; encoded by the coding sequence ATGACGACGAAGTCCGCTCTTTCTTCGAAGCTGGCATTGTATCTCGTTACGGATAATCGTTTCGTTCCCGAAGGAAAGTCTCTGAAGGATGTGGTCGAATCGGCCATCAGAGGCGGGGTAACGGCGGTTCAGTACAGAGAAAAAGAGGCTTCCACCAGAAAAATGATCGAAGAAGCCGGAGAGCTTAGAAACCTTTGCAGGTCCTGCGAAGTCTTGTTTTTGGTAAACGATAGGGTTGATGTGGCTCTTGCCGTTGAAGCCGATGGGGTGCATCTCGGCCAGGACGATATGCCCTTGCATCTGGCACGAAAAATTCTGGGCTCCGGCGCAATCATCGGCATCACCGTTCACAACGATCTGGAGCGTCGTGCCGCCGAGCAAAACGGTGCCGATTACGTTTCCTTCGCACCCGTTTTTGCCACATCCACAAAACCGGATCACCAAACTCCCCTGGGAATTTCCGGGCTTGAGCAACTGGTCAGAGCCGCGACGGTGCCTTCTGTCGCAATAGGCGGAATTAATCTGGACAACGTGGAGGAGGTTTACAAAACCGGTGTAGATGGAGTGTGCGTCGTTTCCGCAATCATGGGAGCCACAGATCCGGAACTTGCAGCTCAGGCTTTTTTGGAAAGATACAACCGTGCAAGGGCTCACCATTAA
- a CDS encoding septal ring lytic transglycosylase RlpA family protein has translation MKVEGARVRILMLSLMICTAVFSCATIPAKKKEKRTVKTKVKPYCVQDQCYFPLPSAEGYVEEGYASWYGPEFHRKRTASGEPYDMNAMTAAHKTLPFGTYVKVTRLDSGKWVIVRINDRGPFVRGRIIDLSRRAAKELGMLNDGIAKVRIEAVQPATLIPYASLQPIWELQPVPSFRTGEFEIQVGAFLLRDNAERLRSRLKGSYDYVVIVPFECSGRIFYRVRVGLFKDLVEAEREAEKIRRRGFPDAFVIAREGA, from the coding sequence ATGAAAGTTGAAGGCGCTCGGGTGCGTATTTTAATGCTGAGCCTTATGATCTGCACGGCCGTCTTTTCCTGTGCCACGATTCCGGCGAAAAAAAAAGAAAAGCGAACCGTTAAAACGAAGGTAAAACCTTACTGCGTTCAGGATCAGTGCTATTTCCCCTTACCTTCCGCCGAGGGCTACGTTGAAGAAGGGTATGCAAGCTGGTACGGTCCGGAGTTTCACAGAAAAAGAACAGCAAGCGGAGAACCTTACGATATGAACGCAATGACGGCGGCCCATAAGACCCTCCCATTCGGAACCTATGTGAAAGTCACGAGGCTGGACAGCGGGAAATGGGTTATCGTGAGAATAAACGACCGCGGCCCCTTTGTCCGGGGTCGCATAATAGATCTTTCGAGGCGCGCGGCAAAAGAACTGGGGATGCTCAACGACGGCATTGCAAAGGTAAGAATCGAAGCCGTTCAACCCGCCACTCTGATCCCCTATGCGAGCCTGCAACCAATATGGGAACTTCAGCCCGTGCCGTCTTTCCGAACCGGTGAGTTTGAAATTCAGGTGGGAGCCTTTCTGTTAAGAGATAACGCCGAACGGTTGCGCAGTCGTCTGAAAGGATCGTACGATTACGTCGTCATCGTGCCCTTTGAATGTAGCGGCAGGATTTTTTACAGGGTCAGGGTTGGTCTGTTCAAGGATCTGGTGGAGGCCGAAAGGGAGGCGGAAAAAATTCGCAGGCGCGGTTTTCCCGATGCTTTCGTCATAGCAAGAGAAGGAGCCTGA
- a CDS encoding thioredoxin family protein, which produces MEIKVLGPGCKKCQQTEEIVREALKEAGVDAKIDHVKDPVEIANYGVFGTPAVVIDGEVKSVGKVPKKEEVLGWIKK; this is translated from the coding sequence ATGGAAATCAAAGTTCTCGGACCGGGATGTAAAAAATGTCAGCAAACCGAGGAAATCGTCAGAGAAGCCCTGAAGGAGGCGGGTGTTGACGCAAAGATTGATCATGTGAAGGACCCCGTGGAGATTGCAAACTACGGGGTCTTTGGAACCCCCGCCGTCGTCATTGACGGTGAAGTAAAGTCCGTGGGCAAGGTTCCGAAAAAAGAAGAAGTGCTTGGGTGGATTAAAAAATAA
- a CDS encoding DUF3786 domain-containing protein has product MDVREKSYVTVYTLANRFEADIVAHALEQENIPFWIRSFEDTAYDGLFVVQKGWGHVLVPRQHYHNAIRIIYALLKNQPRKGLYEDPDEVDPALWDELLGLSADDVCRASGAEYDKLSGSYRVPFFNRTLVCNPERRIIEVDPPFSALTVDFETALVGLNYLINAEPVEPLGKWVGEKDLPGGFVFFQGPHQLPTRPLAEMFQMNPEDMEKAVEFLGGVRGDKGDCSYVFRVFPRVPVMVIFWEGDEEFDPQAALRFDETITRHFPVLDQIFALSYVLYRHIKGALKEIGGTA; this is encoded by the coding sequence ATGGATGTTAGAGAAAAATCCTATGTAACGGTTTATACTCTTGCCAACAGGTTTGAAGCCGACATAGTTGCCCATGCACTGGAACAGGAAAATATACCTTTCTGGATTCGATCCTTTGAGGACACAGCTTATGATGGGCTTTTCGTGGTTCAGAAGGGATGGGGGCATGTGCTCGTTCCACGCCAGCACTATCATAATGCCATAAGAATCATCTATGCCCTTTTGAAGAATCAACCCAGGAAAGGACTCTATGAAGATCCCGACGAAGTAGATCCGGCCCTCTGGGACGAGCTTCTCGGGCTTTCCGCAGATGATGTTTGCCGGGCCTCCGGAGCTGAATACGACAAGCTGAGCGGTAGCTACAGGGTTCCTTTCTTTAACAGAACCCTTGTTTGTAACCCTGAGCGAAGAATTATTGAAGTGGATCCGCCTTTTTCTGCTCTTACCGTGGACTTTGAAACTGCCCTTGTGGGATTGAATTATCTCATAAACGCCGAACCCGTGGAGCCTCTCGGAAAATGGGTCGGGGAGAAGGATCTCCCCGGCGGCTTCGTCTTTTTCCAGGGGCCTCATCAACTCCCGACGAGACCCCTGGCCGAAATGTTTCAGATGAATCCGGAAGATATGGAAAAGGCCGTGGAGTTTCTGGGTGGGGTTCGAGGTGATAAAGGCGATTGCTCCTATGTGTTTCGTGTTTTTCCAAGAGTACCCGTGATGGTTATATTCTGGGAAGGGGACGAAGAATTCGACCCTCAGGCTGCCCTGAGGTTTGATGAGACCATTACGAGGCACTTTCCCGTACTTGATCAGATTTTTGCACTCTCCTACGTTCTCTACCGGCACATCAAGGGGGCATTAAAGGAGATCGGAGGGACGGCATGA
- a CDS encoding 4Fe-4S binding protein encodes MKGLKIDLEKCIGCRACSVSCTEGLISLKDADGYRVLSFPGRCPVEQCRICRDLCPTQALEVTEKLSDERVECKFPLVACKSCGSYFATLNMVEHVRKTLAHIDTAETGWILLCGACRKELSLVA; translated from the coding sequence GTGAAGGGTCTTAAAATCGACCTGGAGAAATGCATAGGTTGCAGGGCCTGCAGTGTTTCCTGCACCGAGGGGTTAATTTCGTTAAAAGATGCTGATGGTTACAGGGTCCTGTCTTTTCCCGGCAGGTGCCCGGTAGAGCAATGCAGGATCTGCCGGGACCTTTGCCCTACGCAGGCTCTGGAAGTTACGGAGAAACTTTCTGATGAAAGGGTTGAGTGTAAATTCCCGCTGGTGGCGTGCAAATCCTGCGGCAGTTACTTTGCCACTCTGAATATGGTTGAACATGTCAGGAAGACGCTGGCCCATATCGATACCGCTGAAACAGGCTGGATTTTGCTGTGCGGAGCTTGCCGTAAGGAACTCTCTCTGGTGGCCTGA
- a CDS encoding ArsR/SmtB family transcription factor, with protein MKDFIRVMKALSDPNRVKIIKLLTVRELCVCEIQAALNISQPTVSKHLKILEDAGLVKSKKNGLWVIYSIADGASSPYAATLLGALRHWLNEDPEIAEIMKKAPDLDRSKICAK; from the coding sequence ATGAAGGACTTTATACGGGTCATGAAGGCCCTTTCGGATCCCAACAGGGTGAAAATAATAAAGCTTTTAACGGTAAGAGAACTCTGCGTTTGCGAAATACAGGCAGCGCTCAATATATCCCAACCCACCGTTTCCAAGCATCTAAAAATTCTCGAAGATGCCGGACTCGTCAAAAGCAAAAAAAACGGCCTCTGGGTGATTTACAGCATTGCCGACGGAGCCAGCAGCCCTTACGCTGCAACTCTTTTGGGCGCCTTGAGGCACTGGCTCAACGAAGATCCCGAAATAGCAGAAATCATGAAAAAGGCCCCTGATCTGGATCGCTCGAAGATTTGTGCTAAATAA